The segment ATGGAGCATATTGTCTCAACAAAAAAGAGAACACCattcatttcatgttcattttgATTGACAAACAACTGAAAATGCTTTATGAAGAAATTCATGAAATCACATGTCTGTATATCGACGTTGTAGAATGAAAATGTCGTAACtagaattttcatatttttcagtAGCGAAGAAAAACTGTTTTATGCAAATTATCTTAACAGTATTCTATAGAGATGAAATTATgtgatctatatatttttataattgtCAATACTTTGTTGTTTTACTTATATAGCTGTTAAACAATAAGATACGACGTTTCATTACTTTATTCCAGCGATATGAATAGTTGTAAGTAACACTTACGACGTTTTTAATGGCGAGACACAAGACAATCATGGTCGTAAGTATCACTTACAACCTTTTATTTTTTAGGAAAATTTAATGATCATTTTGTCGGAAATATGGCAATGGTAGAAAATTCACCGTATTTAAATGACACAATGCTAAATGATTATGCAAGAgtaaaacttattttttttatacatgtacgcccaacatgtaaaaaaaaatcttaaacttgtGTAAATGTAAGCCATAATTTGTTATTATATTCAAATCAGTTTTgaatgacaaaaaataatacAGGTATTTAATCAATATTATTGTAGAACTCATGTAACATAATTACATAAGCCTAATGTATTTGTGATATCAAGTTGTACATGAATAGAACTTGATTGGTTTTAGTTCTTTATTAAGAAAAACAAGTAATATCAACgtggaaattttcaaacattgaaCAGTTTACAATAAACAGAAACAATCAATTTGGAATTATTGTTCTTCTTCAGAAATACTGTTAATGTGACACATTTTGTTTAGTGAAAACATTCAGAAATTCACTCGTCAACCTCCGATTCGTCCGAACTGTTTGGTTCTGGAAGAATGTCACCCTCTTTGCTGTCATAGGGTAGACTGTTCTAGAAATTGTGATATTTTGACGGAACAAGTCCCTTGTCACATAACCCCATCAAATCAGCACGTTTTGCATCGGAAATCGGCAGCCGTTGTCTGTAGAGTGGTTTTAGACAATAATCTTCCAGGGACTTCATTCTCCGCCTGCCATGGTTGATGTTCAAGCTCCTGTAATCCTCGCTGAAGTCGTActtgaaaaaaatgatatttggGGAATTTTGTTCCAATGAACAATATCTCCGTTGGTGTCTTTTCTTCTGTTCGCAACCACAGACGATGCACACTCtttaaaatctaaaatcatGGTGTGATGTTTTTCACGTACAGCATATTTTGGGGACGTCTGTTTGGCATTTTTGATTGCTAAAAGCCAATCATTTGGACTATACATCTCCAATCTCTTCGTTGAATTTTCAATTGTGGCGTGTACTGAATCACCTTCCATTTGAGAGTGTCCTCTCTCAAAGTAGTTATGTataataacttttattgggAAATTACTTACAATGAGTAAGCACATGATGCAGAATTGCAGATTTCTTTGCTGCCCTGTACAACTATCAGAATAATATATTATCTCATCCTTTTCTCCAACCTCCTTGTTATGAATGTAAAGGCAAGTAGAAATCTCACAACTTCCACATTTAGCTTCGGTCTCGTTCCAAACAAAGCACTGGACATTTCTCGATGAAAGATCATATGTGGTGAAATTGTAGGTAGATAATTTTCTACTATAATATGCATCACTGACAAACATTTTTGGAGTTATGAGGACTTTCTGGAGGTCAAAGTTAACAACCAGgatattttcttctttcagtGTCCTGTCTTTGTCTTTCCTCTTTTGGTCCCGAGCTTGCTGCTTTCTCTCCAAATGCTTGTGATGTTCATTTTTCCTAACTTCTTTTTCCTCTTGTGTCATTTTCTCATAAGCATCGCAAAATGTACAAATGTCTTTCTTAGGACGATGAAATCCAATGTTGTATTCAGTGAAATAAACATGGTCATACAGCCAATACTTTACAGGTTCTCTATCATCTGATTTgcatttttctctatataattCATACATCTTCCTTATTGATAGATGTTTTTCAAGATATTTTCTGGTTGTCGTTTTCCTACAATAGTGCGATTGAACTGTAGGGAAAGATTCAATGTGCTCTCTCACAGTATTCCTGTCTTCCTGTGATATTACTCGCGATCGACTTCCAGGTTTTTTGCCTCTTTGGTCCTGACACCGTACTCCATCATTTCTACTAAAGGTGTAAGATACCGTTTTTTCTCCTATATTGAGAGTATCCAAGAAGAATGTCTTACAAACTCTTTGTTTCCCATGTTCATTATCAAGATAGTACTGATAAGAATATTTTCTTCTTGATGATGATGTTGTTGTTCGCTTAGCCTTTGTCTCCTTTTTAACGTTTTGTTTGATGTAATCTCGTTGTCCGCCATAGCTTAAAGCCCAATATTGCCTAAATATCTTTTGTTGATCATcttctttaatattttgaaaacatttaaatctgCATCTGCAATTTTTTCGATTTAAACTCCGTCGTTTGACTTTCTGCCCGGCAGGAAGTATATTCCTCTCCTGCATTTCTCTTCCGCTTTCTGATATTTTGTTTCCATATTTCAGGGTTTTTGAACGGACGCCTAGACCTACTGATTTTGTGTGGCTCACTTTCTGATTCTGATGTATTGTCAGTTTCACGTTCGGTACTGGGTTCTGTATCGATCGTACTGTCTTCTGATGCTGTTTCGTTTTCTGTTCCGTTTTCTAAGTGCACGGAATCAAATTCTGTGGGTTCTTTTTCACTGGTTTGGCTTTCGATAATGACATGTACAGATTCTGCATCTGTTGGGGCAAAATCTTTAAACAATGGcattaaaacattcaaattttcaatATCTAACAAATCATTCTGACTATCGACAACAAAAGTTTCATTCAGATCAAAGCAACCATCACACTCCATCCAAAGATCGTTTTCATTATCATCAGAGATAATAGACTGTAGAGATTTTACAGAAGTTACTTCTTCTGTCGCATTTTCGACATGCCCTTCATCTTCACAGCTGTCTCCTACCGTTCTAAAATAATCTAGGTGATCAACCTCATGAAGAGTGTTTAGTGACTGTTGTACATTTCTGTAATTATCCTCTTTCAGTTGTGGTTCTGCTGTTTGCTCCAGGTCGTTTGGTTGCCTCACCTTGATGGAATTTTTGATAGACTTTGCTAGGATATTAAGTGGAATATCATcatcattttgtttatttgattgtattttttctttcaattgaCGGAGTGGAATTTCCTCATCATCGGATTCATTTTGTGTTAAGTTTGACATTTTGCACCGTGATATTGGATGAGATGATCCTTGATGTCTTTGTTCAAAACACTTTGtctgtgttttaaaatatctatgcGATTGATATCGTTCAGTAAGTGACAAATCCAAAGATTGTATATGTAAGGGTGTACATCTCTTTCATGCAAAGCTGTGTATGATCTGTTATAGTTACATGTGTATCTTGTAGTAACAGCAACTCTTTCTCGGTATTAATTAGCTTTTCTTTACTGAGGGAGCAGAATTCACAAGCATtatctgaaatacatgtatttgaaatatgaaaggtcATAAGTGATTTTTTAATCGGatatgatttgtttttgttgattttagaaatatttttatattaaatgatGTGCTGTATTTTAGTTTAAATTTTGTGTGATCTGaataaacatttcattatccgaaatgtgtacatttaatttacgatgatataattattatatgtttttattgaaCAACTTGATCTCCTTACTTTACCGATTACATATTAAATGACAAATAAGCGTATTTCTtctaaaagaataaaataaacCGATTTAGAATAACAAATTGTCGGATAGACCaatattttacatcaatttaTACTTCTCCGTATAAATTTTACTCACCATTCAtcacttttcaattttttttcactaGCAGCAACATCCATGTAAACTTGCTTTTGTTTTGAGTTATGAGATATGAAAAGTCGTAAGTGTCACATACGATATTTTGTAGAATTATTCAAATGCACTAAAATGTCGTATGTGATACTTATACGACCTTTCATATCCCAGCACTTTAGATACgaccaaataattttctttcGTTACCATGGCAATATTTAAGATAGAATGTTGATTTTATAGGTTAGATAGAAATAATTGTCTATTTTGCAAATTCACAGAAAAGTTTAAATGGTCGTATCTAACACATACGACCTTTTCATTCTACAACGTCGATATGTCATAGAACACATGAAATCACAATTTcccatacatagatacacagATAAATTTATACACACACGGATCATCCCTGTTCACATTCACAAATGGAGCACAGAATCACTGGAGATCGTGCACGGCGGAGTACACGTCACCACATATCTTCAAGAAAAGAGAAGCTGTAATGTTCTCTTGCATTTAGCGCTCTGAGGCGTCCTAGTGGCCACCTTCCTGACATTTCTTTCCAGATCCATGGCTACAATTTGCGTTCTTACTATCTCTGCCTCTCTCTGAAGAACATTCACTTACCGATGCCAACCTGCAACAGGAAgcaatgaaaacatttttgatTTGCAAATCcgttacaaatatacatgtctATAGACTATAGCTATGAATAGTTAGTCagtaaattaattattttaatagtaAATAATTTTGGGATGTCAAAAACTACCTTCAACGTCATTGTTAGTTCGGACACTGAAGTCATACACTCCATGTTCTGATTGGAAATACTGGGTTCTGCATTCACTCATTGTCGATGTTATCCATAAGCTCCTGCAGTGAATGCGGACATCTCCTGCGCATCGCAGCAAACACGTTTGggatcatcttcgctagccaagggtgacgctccacggtgtttctcttttcaccgtggagcgtcacccttggctagcgaagatggttTGGGATGTGATTCCAGGGAAGAAATGGTAAGGCCATCGTGTGTTTTTATAAAGATGTGCGTGGACTCTCTTTCCCTAAATGTCACAACTAGTCCCCGGTTGAACATAGGTTCACACAGCTTTTGTCCAGTGTAACACACATCCCTTGATGGTCATTCTTGGAAATGCATCCCAAATGGCTTGCCAGACCCCTCTAATTTAAATAtggattgtatcttgtttaacatccctctcgagaatttttcactcatctgtagacgtcaccaatgccggtgaaaggcttcaaatttaattaggcatatactcggcgcttacggccattgagcagtgaaggttctttagcgtgccacacttactgtgacacgggacatccgttttaaaggtcatatccgaagacccgtgactttcacatctgatgccgagcgtttaacgatggagaagaacgacttaggtctgtcgcggccgggattcgagcCCCGACCCTCCGCATACAGGGCGAACGCTCTGCCTTTACACCATCGCGGCAGTCCCGAAATTTAAATAAAGATGAATTAAATCTGTAGAAACTAATAGACATCATAAGTTTGTTAAGTGAAATCAGtataaaattacattataaAAAAAGATGCATCGATGTATCAGGGTTTTAGATAACCATGTCAAAATACCTGCTTCATAATCAGCAGTGACCGAAAGAGCGACGTTGTCAATCTTGTCCAGAACCACCTGAAACCCAATCAGATACTACATGATATGTTAAACCATGAAATTACAGGTGAATTGCAGTTGTATTGAAATTAGTAGTAAGCATagaataatttttgtttcaataaagatttttgaaaaatatccaCCTCAACAAAATCCTCCTTCCGTCGTGTCtcgtgtggatccgggttagagtaggttctcagtacccttttgtttgttgtaagaggcgaataaatagggcggtccttcggatgagaccgcaaaaaccgaggtcccgtgtcacagcgggtgtggcacAGTAAAactccctccctgctcaaaggccgtaagcgccgagcataggcctaaagtttgcagccttcaccggcaatggtgacgtctccatatgagtgaaagattctcgagaggggcgttaaacaatatccttCCGTCGTCTTGACGTCACTACAAACAGTAGAGCGACTTGCACAGACTTCCCATCCGTCTGGACAGAGGCGTGGATGGAAAGTATTTGTCCTGCAGGTTTTAGGAAAGCTGGCACTATCTGCAAAAACAAATATAGATATGAATAACAATGATATAAAGCTCTTACATGTACTACTTAGTACTATAGTTAGATAGTCAGGGAAAAAAAGATAAAGAATTACGCATAGATATTTTGTATAATGTTATATGAATTGtaatgtttaatttctaacCTTAAAAGTTCCGTTGATGAACCATCGCTTTGCCTGGCGAAGAATCCCCAGTTGATGCCCTGTGGCAAGAACTAGATGTCGTGCTCCATTCAATTGCAACTCGGCAATCAAGAAGTCGTCACACCGCAGGAATTCCACGAAcatgacatatacatgtactttgtaatACTATATAGTACTTTACAAGTTTTGAAAACGTTTCTTAATATTGGCATGAAATCTTATATATGAGGATTTTATCATGAACCCCATTCTCACCTCAATCTCCAGATCTGTTGGCTCCTTAGGTTGAAGTCCAGATCTGTTGGCTCCTTGGGTTGAAGTCCAGATCTGTTGGCTCCTTGGGTTGAAGTCCAGATCGATGTCGATTGACGTATCGCTTTACGTTGGACATCAATCATTGGGGCCAGGTGCTGTTCATCCTCTCGTACACCACATCGGCAATAGCGGACTCAACGTTGTCTAGTGCATGTCGAAAAACTTCCTCCTTGGGCTAAAATAAGTGAAAAATGTACACAGTAAGTACTTATTGGTAATAAGAAAGATGATCAGGAAAAATCATTTGTacaaatcacacacacacagagagagagagagaggctcaAGAATTTACTATTTTCCAACTGTAatccttttttaaattaatttttctttctATGAGAGAACCAGGTTAAGAGATCTTTCGTAAAATGAGACCCTGAGCTATCTAAGAACTGTTATCCCCACCTCCCCTCTATAGGGTAAGTTCATTACTACGCGGGAATTCTAGAAATATTCTCATTGAAAACAAGGCTATACAATTTGGCAAATcgtattcaaattttgaaagatcTTCCCCTGTATATGAATCGGCCTACTTGTACTGTGATAAAATTATCCAATAATTGCGATGCATGTAATATTTTGGACTATTATTTTGTTATCAAAAAAAGTTTGTCTTTGTTGATTACAGGTATCAGTTTCTACGTCGGTGGGACGAACATAAACAGGAGGAGATTGGAGGTGGATCAGGAATGGAAAAATTATGAAGATGACGTATCATGCGTTTGGTGCCGGACAACCTGACGGAATTGACAAATCTCCACAAGACTGCATGTTCTTTTACACAGGAGAGCGCTACGCATTTCATGACGTTCCTTGTGACAGTGGCTTGAATCATGGTGGATACATTTGcgaaaagtaaaattttgaaattaattccTTGTTACTTTCTTTGAGAGTAAAACTTTGGAAAGATGAGTAAATGtg is part of the Ostrea edulis chromosome 2, xbOstEdul1.1, whole genome shotgun sequence genome and harbors:
- the LOC125681392 gene encoding uncharacterized protein LOC125681392 produces the protein MQERNILPAGQKVKRRSLNRKNCRCRFKCFQNIKEDDQQKIFRQYWALSYGGQRDYIKQNVKKETKAKRTTTSSSRRKYSYQYYLDNEHGKQRVCKTFFLDTLNIGEKTVSYTFSRNDGVRCQDQRGKKPGSRSRVISQEDRNTVREHIESFPTVQSHYCRKTTTRKYLEKHLSIRKMYELYREKCKSDDREPVKYWLYDHVYFTEYNIGFHRPKKDICTFCDAYEKMTQEEKEVRKNEHHKHLERKQQARDQKRKDKDRTLKEENILVVNFDLQKVLITPKMFVSDAYYSRKLSTYNFTTYDLSSRNVQCFVWNETEAKCGSCEISTCLYIHNKEVGEKDEIIYYSDSCTGQQRNLQFCIMCLLIVSNFPIKVIIHNYFERGHSQMEGDSVHATIENSTKRLEMYSPNDWLLAIKNAKQTSPKYAVREKHHTMILDFKECASSVVANRRKDTNGDIVHWNKIPQISFFSSTTSARITGA